The following is a genomic window from Desulfopila inferna.
ATGGTGTGCTGTAATTTATCCAGGAAGCGGTTAAACCAGGTCGCCAGCTCACCCAGCTCGTCTTGCTGGCCGACATGCAGCCGCTGGGTTAGATCCCCCTCCCCTGAGGCAATATCCTGCAGTCGCTCAGCAATCTGGCGAATCGGAGCGACCAACCGGGCGGCAGCAAACCACAGCATCAGCAGGCCAGCCGCTGCAATCGCCAGGCTGGCCATCAGCTGAATAGCAGAAGATTCATCTCGCTGTTTCTGAATCGCATGATCCAAGCT
Proteins encoded in this region:
- a CDS encoding HAMP domain-containing protein, giving the protein SLDHAIQKQRDESSAIQLMASLAIAAAGLLMLWFAAARLVAPIRQIAERLQDIASGEGDLTQRLHVGQQDELGELATWFNRFLDKLQHTISQVIIAVDEVGTTANEAAQVASHTRDGSQAQFKEVDMVATASEEMSQTAEQ